The proteins below come from a single Corylus avellana chromosome ca3, CavTom2PMs-1.0 genomic window:
- the LOC132175074 gene encoding cadmium-induced protein AS8, translating into MIIKGLFRRYERWNPVHPTSGAFWGMGIGIGCGIGWGPGFGPEVIGYVGAGCGVGFNVGITLAGFGIGLPANFIYKVPCDAIMATRSGALELARSSGLLSKKDVAGDGWNNIAPLVSNLQREAYTRFSSFKQNHFPGKEVDLFGRKSMAPVFTRSICESLGRFCSFFRPHKGLKDD; encoded by the exons ATGATTATAAAAGGTTTGTTCAGGAGATATGAAAGATGGAATCCTGTGCATCCAACATCTGGTGCCTTTTGGGGCATGGGAATAGGCATTGGTTGTGGTATTGGATGGGGCCCTGGTTTTGGCCCTGAGGTAATTGGTTATGTTGGAGCTGGCTGTGGAGTTGGATTTAATGTGGGCATTACACTGGCTGGTTTTGGCATTGGTCTACCTGCAAATTTCATCTACAAAGTTCCTTGTGATG CAATTATGGCTACAAGAAGTGGCGCACTGGAGTTGGCCCGTTCTAGTGGTCttctttccaaaaaagatgTTGCAGGGGATGGCTGGAATAACATTGCACCTCTTGTCTCTAATCTGCAAAGAGAAGCCTATACAAGATTCTCTAGCTTTAAGCAAAACCATTTCCCGGGCAAAGAGGTTGACTTATTTGGCAGAAAGAGCATGGCACCAGTCTTTACTAGGTCTATCTGTGAAAGTTTAGGAAGGTTTTGTAGCTTCTTCCGCCCTCACAAAG GTTTGAAAGATGATTAG